From Streptomyces sp. NBC_00690, a single genomic window includes:
- a CDS encoding ABC transporter ATP-binding protein, whose product MTTLTKTEDTPAPTGPGAFLSVRDLRVRFSTEDGIVNAVDGLSFDVERGKTLGIVGESGSGKSVTNLTILGLHNRKSTAIDGEIHLDGQELLDTPERQMEKLRGNKVAMIFQDPLTALSPYYTVGRQIAEPYMKHTGASKKEAKARAIEMLDKVGIPQPATRFNDYPHQFSGGMRQRAMIAMALICDPDLLIADEPTTALDVTVQAQILDLLKELQQEMGSAIIFITHDLGVIANMADDLLVMYAGRAVERGTVREVLQSPKHPYTWGLLSSMPRLSSPLDEALMPIPGSPPSLLNPPSGCPFHPRCVFKDQVSGGLCSGERPALAEGRASACHLTGDQKQSIFIDQIKPRLG is encoded by the coding sequence GTGACCACTCTGACCAAGACCGAAGACACACCGGCCCCGACCGGGCCGGGGGCCTTCCTCTCGGTCCGCGACCTGCGGGTGCGGTTCTCCACCGAGGACGGCATCGTCAACGCGGTTGACGGCCTCTCCTTCGACGTCGAACGCGGCAAGACGCTGGGCATCGTGGGCGAGTCGGGCTCCGGCAAGTCCGTGACCAACCTGACCATCCTCGGTCTGCACAACCGCAAGAGCACCGCGATCGACGGGGAGATCCACCTCGACGGCCAGGAACTGCTGGACACTCCTGAGCGGCAGATGGAGAAGCTCCGCGGCAACAAGGTCGCGATGATCTTCCAGGACCCGCTGACGGCCCTCTCCCCGTACTACACGGTGGGCCGCCAGATCGCGGAGCCGTACATGAAGCACACCGGCGCCTCCAAGAAGGAGGCGAAGGCCCGGGCGATCGAGATGCTCGACAAGGTCGGCATCCCGCAGCCCGCGACGCGCTTCAACGACTACCCGCACCAGTTCTCCGGCGGTATGCGCCAGCGCGCCATGATCGCGATGGCGCTGATCTGCGACCCTGACCTGCTGATCGCGGACGAGCCGACCACCGCGCTCGACGTGACCGTGCAGGCCCAGATCCTCGACCTTCTCAAGGAACTCCAGCAGGAGATGGGTTCCGCGATCATCTTCATCACCCACGACCTGGGCGTCATCGCCAACATGGCGGACGACCTGCTGGTGATGTACGCGGGTCGGGCCGTTGAGCGCGGCACCGTCCGTGAGGTGCTCCAGTCGCCGAAGCACCCCTACACCTGGGGTCTGCTCAGCTCGATGCCGCGTCTGTCCAGCCCTCTCGACGAGGCGCTGATGCCGATCCCCGGTTCGCCGCCGAGCCTGCTCAACCCGCCGTCCGGTTGCCCCTTCCACCCGCGCTGTGTCTTCAAGGACCAGGTCAGCGGTGGACTGTGCTCGGGCGAGCGCCCGGCGCTCGCCGAGGGGCGCGCTTCGGCCTGCCACCTCACGGGGGACCAGAAGCAGTCCATCTTCATCGATCAGATCAAGCCCCGGCTCGGCTAG
- a CDS encoding GNAT family N-acetyltransferase, which produces MEELTVRPAVPSDAPEICRLLNAVDLAEIGREETDLHEVEADLTHPEAALEENSWLAFRAGELVGYGLMWDDSGAERIDMDQYIRPGDQDAGERLLDLMEAHAVRRAAGNGAAKAVVHMHLNVRPTLDPAILVDRGWHTVRRYHALTRMLSSSVDQVPEPRQGLTLRSCEQESDRRLAHQLIEETFADHFDHQTRSYEQWLADRGAHIDWSLVWIASLPGMGDVAVALTRNDRESTGWISYLGVRKEFRGRGVAGHLLRHAFGVYAELGRDRIGLGVDTDNETGALRLYEAHGMTTHFAVNTWEVTLPVGS; this is translated from the coding sequence ATGGAAGAACTGACCGTCCGGCCGGCCGTCCCCTCTGACGCGCCCGAGATCTGCCGACTGCTCAACGCCGTGGACCTCGCCGAGATCGGGCGCGAGGAGACGGACCTGCACGAGGTGGAGGCCGACCTCACCCACCCCGAAGCCGCACTGGAGGAGAACTCCTGGCTCGCCTTCCGTGCCGGAGAACTCGTCGGCTACGGGCTGATGTGGGACGACTCCGGGGCCGAGCGCATCGACATGGACCAGTACATACGCCCCGGCGACCAGGATGCGGGGGAGCGGCTGCTCGATCTGATGGAGGCGCACGCCGTGCGCCGGGCTGCGGGCAACGGCGCGGCGAAGGCCGTCGTCCACATGCACCTCAATGTGCGTCCCACCCTCGATCCGGCGATCCTGGTCGATCGCGGCTGGCACACGGTGCGCCGCTACCACGCACTCACCCGGATGTTGTCCTCCTCGGTCGACCAGGTGCCCGAGCCGCGCCAGGGGCTCACCCTGCGTTCCTGCGAGCAGGAGTCCGACCGCAGGTTGGCGCACCAGTTGATCGAGGAGACGTTCGCCGACCACTTCGACCACCAGACCCGTAGCTACGAGCAGTGGCTCGCCGACCGGGGGGCCCACATCGACTGGTCCCTGGTGTGGATCGCCTCCCTCCCCGGGATGGGTGACGTCGCGGTGGCGCTCACCCGCAACGACCGGGAGAGCACCGGGTGGATCAGCTATCTGGGTGTGCGCAAGGAGTTCCGGGGGCGGGGCGTCGCGGGCCATCTGCTGCGCCATGCGTTCGGGGTGTACGCGGAACTGGGACGCGACCGCATCGGTCTCGGCGTGGACACCGACAACGAGACGGGCGCCCTGAGGCTCTATGAGGCGCACGGCATGACGACCCACTTTGCGGTGAACACCTGGGAGGTCACCCTGCCGGTCGGCTCATAG
- a CDS encoding ABC transporter permease produces MLQFLIRRLTGAVAIMFLIAAFTFFLFYTIPQDFAELACGKTCTKENIAVIRENLGLDKPITAQFWEFMGGIVSGRDFAVGHCPAPCLGVSFSSQEFVWDSIMDRFPLTLSLTVGGLVIFLTLGLGAGLLAAWKRGTVIDKIVSGTSMLLSSFQIYFLGPIVLGIMVYSTGWMENPSYVPFTEDPVGWVVGLLIPWAVMATIFTAQYTRMARSTMIEQLQEEHVRTARAKGMKQRYVFFRYAWRGSLTPIVTILGMDLSGLLAGAVVTEFTFDLPGIGRLAVNSSLDKDLPLTMGVMLFGAFFILLLNILVDLAYAYIDPRVRLA; encoded by the coding sequence ATGCTTCAGTTCCTCATCCGCAGGTTGACCGGCGCAGTCGCGATCATGTTCTTGATCGCTGCGTTCACGTTCTTCCTTTTCTATACAATTCCTCAGGACTTCGCCGAACTCGCCTGCGGCAAGACCTGCACGAAGGAGAACATCGCGGTCATCCGCGAGAACCTCGGGCTGGACAAGCCCATCACCGCCCAGTTCTGGGAGTTCATGGGCGGGATCGTCTCCGGTCGGGACTTCGCCGTGGGTCACTGCCCCGCGCCGTGCCTGGGCGTTTCCTTCTCCTCGCAAGAGTTCGTCTGGGACTCGATCATGGACCGCTTCCCGCTGACGCTCTCCCTGACCGTCGGCGGCCTGGTCATCTTCCTGACCCTGGGTCTCGGTGCAGGTCTGCTCGCCGCCTGGAAGCGCGGCACGGTGATCGACAAGATCGTCAGCGGCACGTCGATGCTGCTCAGCTCGTTCCAGATCTACTTCCTCGGCCCGATCGTCCTCGGCATCATGGTCTACAGCACGGGTTGGATGGAGAACCCGTCGTATGTCCCGTTCACTGAGGACCCGGTCGGCTGGGTGGTCGGACTGCTCATCCCCTGGGCCGTGATGGCGACCATCTTCACCGCTCAGTACACGCGTATGGCGCGCTCGACCATGATCGAGCAACTTCAGGAGGAACACGTCCGCACGGCCCGCGCGAAGGGCATGAAGCAGCGGTACGTATTCTTCCGTTACGCCTGGCGCGGTTCCCTGACGCCTATCGTCACGATTCTCGGCATGGACCTCAGCGGCCTCCTCGCGGGCGCCGTCGTGACCGAGTTCACCTTCGACCTGCCGGGCATCGGACGGCTGGCCGTGAACTCGTCACTGGACAAGGACCTGCCGCTGACGATGGGCGTGATGCTGTTCGGAGCCTTCTTCATCCTGCTCCTGAACATCCTCGTGGACCTCGCCTACGCCTACATCGACCCGCGCGTACGCCTCGCCTAG
- a CDS encoding ABC transporter substrate-binding protein, whose amino-acid sequence MKPIRSRSARVIVVAAAAGSLALTGCSKDSGSTKDESKSKKDAAAQSTPVQYGDAAASNGPAAPVPGAKNGGTINVYMQSDLSHMDPGQIYVSDAGQFSNLIHRGLTNFQEDDKGNLTVVGDVATDSGQSSNGGKTWTFKLKDGVKDDKGNVITSADVRHTIERLYSKVIFDGPTFVQTWLSGAKYRDALPDGPYKGKHLPDTVLATPDAKTVVFNFTDPQPDLPQALAMAGYSIVPAKADTKEKYDKAPASLGPYKLAEYKAGKSMKLVKNTNWDPKTDAVRHQYVDAYNFTTTIDQPSQTKRLIADQGDAKNAIQFTDSVDPAQMRDVITNAKVNKRTVKGYQPYVWQMTFNLDRLKDKKVRDAITYALPNQRMIQADGGKYGGELAGGLFAPTLPGYDPTYDPFGKQKKPNGDPAKAKELLKEAGVAKGTKLSYAYSNTPRGQKQMVIIKEALNAVGFDVQAKEIDRASFYEQIGKVNNSFDLYMTGWGQDWPSPATVVTPVYDGDLVSDGGSNYSHIKDEQVTKGIDEALKLAPEAAAKKWEEIHHRVVEEINPAAPVYYSKQIQLSGSNVGGAKYSTESSYIDINDLYLINP is encoded by the coding sequence ATGAAGCCCATTCGTTCGCGCTCAGCGCGCGTCATAGTCGTCGCCGCCGCGGCCGGCTCCCTGGCGCTCACCGGCTGCTCCAAGGACAGCGGTTCCACCAAGGACGAGTCGAAGTCCAAGAAGGACGCCGCCGCGCAGTCCACGCCGGTTCAGTACGGAGACGCTGCCGCGTCCAACGGACCCGCGGCCCCGGTGCCCGGTGCCAAGAACGGCGGCACCATCAATGTCTACATGCAGTCCGACCTGAGCCACATGGACCCGGGTCAGATCTACGTCAGCGACGCCGGTCAGTTCTCCAACCTGATCCACCGTGGCCTGACCAACTTCCAGGAGGACGACAAGGGCAACCTGACGGTCGTCGGTGACGTTGCCACCGACTCCGGTCAGTCGTCCAACGGCGGCAAGACCTGGACGTTCAAGCTCAAGGACGGCGTCAAGGACGACAAGGGCAACGTGATCACGTCTGCCGACGTCCGCCACACCATCGAGCGTCTGTACTCGAAGGTCATCTTCGACGGCCCCACCTTCGTCCAGACCTGGCTCTCGGGCGCGAAGTACCGTGACGCGCTGCCGGACGGCCCCTACAAGGGCAAGCACCTGCCCGACACCGTGCTCGCGACGCCGGACGCCAAGACGGTCGTCTTCAACTTCACCGACCCGCAGCCCGACCTCCCGCAGGCGCTGGCCATGGCCGGTTACAGCATCGTGCCCGCGAAGGCGGACACGAAGGAGAAGTACGACAAGGCTCCCGCCTCGCTCGGCCCGTACAAGCTGGCCGAGTACAAGGCCGGCAAGTCGATGAAGCTGGTGAAGAACACCAACTGGGACCCGAAGACCGACGCGGTCCGCCACCAGTACGTCGACGCTTACAACTTCACCACCACCATCGACCAGCCCAGCCAGACCAAGCGTCTGATCGCTGACCAGGGCGATGCGAAGAACGCGATCCAGTTCACGGACTCGGTCGACCCGGCGCAGATGCGTGACGTCATCACCAACGCGAAGGTCAACAAGCGCACGGTCAAGGGCTACCAGCCCTACGTGTGGCAGATGACCTTCAACCTGGACCGGCTGAAGGACAAGAAGGTCCGCGACGCCATCACCTACGCGCTGCCCAACCAGCGCATGATCCAGGCTGACGGTGGCAAGTACGGCGGCGAACTGGCGGGCGGTCTGTTCGCGCCGACCCTGCCCGGCTACGACCCGACGTACGACCCCTTCGGCAAGCAGAAGAAGCCCAACGGTGACCCCGCGAAGGCCAAGGAGCTGCTGAAGGAGGCGGGCGTCGCCAAGGGCACGAAGCTCAGCTACGCGTACTCCAACACCCCGCGTGGGCAGAAGCAGATGGTCATCATCAAGGAGGCCCTGAACGCCGTCGGTTTCGACGTCCAGGCCAAGGAGATCGACCGCGCCTCGTTCTACGAGCAGATCGGCAAGGTCAACAACAGCTTTGACCTCTACATGACCGGTTGGGGCCAGGACTGGCCGTCCCCCGCCACGGTCGTGACCCCGGTCTACGACGGTGACCTGGTCTCCGACGGTGGTTCGAACTACTCGCACATCAAGGACGAGCAGGTCACCAAGGGCATCGACGAGGCCCTGAAGCTGGCCCCCGAGGCTGCTGCCAAGAAGTGGGAGGAGATCCACCACCGCGTCGTGGAGGAGATCAACCCGGCTGCTCCGGTCTACTACTCGAAGCAGATCCAGCTCTCCGGCTCGAACGTCGGTGGCGCCAAGTACAGCACTGAGTCGAGCTACATCGACATCAACGACCTGTACCTGATCAACCCGTAA
- a CDS encoding ABC transporter ATP-binding protein — MSENVTLPQQQGTQKPKTTSEPLLTVEGLTKHFPIYGGFPIKRQVGAVKAVDGVDLTVHAGESLGLVGESGCGKSTTGRLITKLMDPTAGKITYAGTDITYASRKQMAPVRSEIQMIFQDPYSSLNPRQTVGTIIKSPMEVNGINPPGGREARVRELLETVGLNPEHYNRFPHEFSGGQRQRIGVARALALEPKLIVADEPVSALDVSIQAQVVNLLKKVQDELGIAFLFIAHDLAVVRHFSQRVAVMYLGKVMEVADRESLYTRPRHPYTHALLSAVPEADVDSSKKERIRLHGDVPSPIMPPSGCRFRTRCWKAQDKCATDEPPLVQIAGSDDGHLTACHFPEAPSIAARKEDVVMDPALVALEDSRATD; from the coding sequence ATGAGCGAGAACGTCACTCTGCCGCAACAGCAGGGAACACAGAAGCCCAAGACCACCAGTGAGCCCCTGCTCACGGTCGAAGGGTTGACCAAGCACTTCCCGATCTACGGTGGCTTCCCCATCAAGCGCCAGGTCGGTGCGGTCAAGGCCGTCGATGGTGTTGACCTCACCGTCCATGCCGGTGAGAGCCTCGGTCTCGTCGGCGAGTCCGGATGTGGCAAGTCCACCACCGGTCGGCTGATCACCAAGCTGATGGACCCCACCGCCGGCAAGATCACCTACGCCGGTACGGACATCACGTACGCCAGTCGCAAGCAGATGGCGCCGGTGCGGTCCGAGATCCAGATGATCTTCCAGGACCCGTACTCGTCGCTGAACCCGCGGCAGACCGTCGGCACGATCATCAAGTCGCCGATGGAGGTCAACGGGATCAACCCGCCCGGTGGGCGGGAGGCCCGCGTTCGGGAACTGCTGGAGACCGTGGGTCTCAACCCGGAGCACTACAACCGCTTCCCGCACGAGTTCTCCGGCGGTCAGCGGCAGCGCATCGGCGTGGCCCGGGCCCTGGCGCTCGAACCGAAGCTGATCGTCGCCGACGAACCGGTCTCCGCGCTCGACGTGTCGATCCAGGCGCAGGTCGTCAATCTGCTCAAGAAGGTCCAGGACGAGTTGGGGATCGCCTTCCTCTTCATCGCCCACGACCTCGCCGTCGTACGCCACTTCTCCCAGCGCGTGGCCGTGATGTACCTGGGCAAGGTGATGGAGGTCGCCGACCGCGAATCCCTCTACACCCGGCCGCGTCACCCCTACACCCACGCGCTGCTCTCGGCCGTGCCCGAGGCCGACGTCGACTCCTCGAAGAAGGAGCGGATCCGCCTCCACGGCGACGTTCCCTCGCCGATCATGCCGCCGTCCGGCTGCCGCTTCCGCACCCGCTGCTGGAAGGCGCAGGACAAGTGCGCGACGGACGAGCCGCCCTTGGTGCAGATCGCCGGCAGTGACGACGGTCATCTGACCGCGTGCCACTTCCCGGAGGCGCCCTCGATCGCGGCCCGCAAGGAGGACGTGGTGATGGACCCGGCGCTCGTCGCGCTGGAGGACAGCCGCGCCACGGACTGA
- a CDS encoding peptide ABC transporter substrate-binding protein, which yields MRGATHAKWVVGAVVVALAATACGGGGDSGGGGGADGIVSASWGDPQNPLEPANTNEVQGGKVLDMLFRGLKRYDPKTGEAQDMLAEKIDTTDSINFTITVKDGWTFSNGEAVTAKSFVDAWNYGADLRNNQRNAYFFGYIEGYDKLHPDSGQPTAKTLTGLKVTGDRTFTVKLTQKFSTWPETLGYAAFAPLPQAFFDDHDSWLAKPVGNGPYSVDSYSRGSQMSLRKWDDYPGSDKAENGGVDLKVYTDNNTAYTDLTAGNLDLVDDVPASQLKNVKADLGDRYINTPAGIIQTLAFPFYDDAWNGPDSDKLRTGLSKAINRQQITDTIFQKTRTPAKDWTSPVLGEEGGFSDTLCGDACEYDPAAAKKLVEEGGGIPGGSLKLSYNADTGSHKDWVDAVCNSINNALGNDRACVGNPIGTFADFRNQITQSKMPGPFRAGWQMDYPLIQNFLQPLYYTNASSNDGKWSNPDFDRLVDQANAEADTAKAVETFQQAEEVVRDQMAAIPLWYQNGSAGYSTRISNVELNPFSVPVYNEIKVN from the coding sequence ATGCGTGGAGCCACGCACGCCAAATGGGTCGTAGGCGCGGTCGTGGTCGCCCTTGCGGCGACCGCCTGCGGCGGGGGCGGCGACAGCGGTGGCGGCGGTGGCGCAGACGGAATCGTCAGTGCCTCCTGGGGCGATCCGCAGAACCCACTGGAGCCCGCGAACACCAACGAGGTCCAGGGCGGCAAGGTCCTCGACATGCTCTTTCGGGGACTGAAGCGGTACGACCCCAAGACCGGCGAAGCCCAGGACATGCTCGCCGAGAAGATCGACACCACCGACTCGATCAACTTCACCATCACCGTCAAGGACGGCTGGACCTTCAGCAACGGCGAGGCGGTCACCGCCAAGTCCTTCGTCGACGCCTGGAACTACGGCGCCGACCTGCGCAACAACCAGCGCAACGCCTACTTCTTCGGCTACATCGAGGGGTACGACAAGCTCCACCCCGACTCGGGGCAGCCGACCGCCAAGACCCTGACCGGCCTCAAGGTCACCGGCGATCGGACCTTCACGGTCAAGCTCACCCAGAAGTTCTCCACCTGGCCGGAGACCCTCGGGTACGCGGCCTTCGCCCCACTGCCCCAGGCGTTCTTCGACGACCACGACTCCTGGCTCGCGAAGCCCGTGGGCAACGGCCCGTACTCCGTGGACTCCTACTCCCGGGGCTCGCAGATGTCCCTGCGGAAGTGGGACGACTACCCCGGATCGGACAAGGCGGAGAACGGCGGTGTCGACCTCAAGGTCTACACCGACAACAACACCGCCTACACCGATCTGACCGCCGGCAATCTCGACCTCGTCGACGACGTCCCTGCCTCCCAGTTGAAGAACGTCAAGGCCGACCTCGGCGACCGCTACATCAACACCCCCGCGGGCATCATCCAGACCCTCGCCTTCCCCTTCTACGACGACGCGTGGAACGGGCCGGACAGCGACAAGCTCCGCACCGGGCTCTCGAAGGCGATCAACCGCCAGCAGATCACCGACACCATCTTCCAAAAGACGCGCACGCCCGCCAAGGACTGGACCTCGCCCGTCCTCGGTGAGGAGGGCGGATTCAGCGACACCCTGTGCGGCGACGCCTGCGAATACGACCCCGCCGCGGCGAAGAAGCTGGTCGAAGAGGGCGGCGGCATCCCCGGCGGCTCGCTGAAACTCTCGTACAACGCGGACACCGGCTCGCACAAGGACTGGGTCGACGCCGTCTGCAACAGCATCAACAACGCACTCGGCAACGACCGCGCCTGCGTCGGGAACCCCATCGGCACCTTCGCCGACTTCCGCAACCAGATCACCCAGTCCAAGATGCCCGGCCCCTTCCGGGCCGGCTGGCAGATGGACTATCCGCTCATCCAGAACTTCCTCCAGCCGCTCTACTACACCAACGCCTCGTCCAACGACGGAAAGTGGAGCAACCCCGACTTCGACCGACTCGTCGACCAGGCCAACGCCGAGGCGGACACGGCGAAGGCGGTGGAGACCTTCCAACAGGCCGAAGAGGTCGTACGGGACCAGATGGCCGCCATTCCGCTCTGGTACCAGAACGGCAGCGCCGGCTACTCGACGCGCATCTCGAACGTGGAGCTGAACCCCTTCAGCGTCCCCGTCTACAACGAGATCAAGGTCAACTGA